The Abyssibacter profundi region TCACTCTCTACGGCGGACGTCTGCAAATCTGTAATGGGATCTTTGGCATGACCGGCGTGGTTGAATGCGCGCCGGATGACTACACGGTTGAACCCGAAGCCGCCACGGTGGTTTCGTGTCTGAGATCATCAGGCGTAGCTGTGCTCAGGCGGCCTGATGCCATAGGAGATTGTGCGGCACGGTTCGACGCGCTGATTCAACGCCTGGTCGCACGGGCAGGGTCGCTCGGGCCGCATCAACTTCAGTACCACCCGCATCCCGCCAACCCGACTGGGCAGGTGTTGCGGGTGCATGACCTGGGTCTGCTAGAAGACGAGCAGGTCTATAACCAGTTGGCGTCACAAATCGAATTGTTCTCCGAAGTGTGCCGGCTTTACCTAGGGGAGCCCGTTAGGTGCCCCTCATCTGTTTTCCTGACCTCAGACGAGGCTTCTCCAGATGTCCTGCTCCCGTGGCATTTTGATCGGCAGCACAGTCTCAAACTCTACGTTCTTGCGTCTGCAGTCGGGGAGGGTGATGGCGGGCTGTTGGTGTCGCCTGGCACCCATCTCTGGGGGCGTGCGTTGGCGGACCGTCATGTCCTGTTAGGGGGGCAGCTCGGTGCGCTAAGCAACGATGTGCCGCCTGCGTTAGTGCAACAACAGTACAAATTTACCGGAATGCCCGGTGACATGATCATTTTTGATTCCGACTGCTTTCACATGGCGCAGCAGGTCCGGCCTGGCCAGGTTCGACGCGTTGTTCGTCTCCATGCACATCGTCTTCCCGTTCACAAATACGCTGATGCGGTTAGCGGCGCCGGCATGGTCGCGGGATTTCTGCTCCGGCTGCTGCGTCCATGGCTTCGTAAGCGAGTGCGACAGTTGGGTCCGGCGGCGCAGCCCGCATTCGTCAGGACTCGGCCGGCCAACCGGCGAACCGCCACTCTCCACAGCGGCGGGGCGAAGTGACATGAGGTCTGCGTCTGCATGCTCAGGATTCCCGGCAAAATTGGGTGTGTGCATGTGAAACAGGTGGTTCTCTTGCTCCTAATTGCTGGGCTGGGCAAGGGGCTGTCAGTTATTTCAATCCCGTTGTTCGCGTTAGTGCTGTCAGCATCGGAGATGGGGGCGGCCACCGTATTCATCTCAGCGCTGCTTGTGATTGCCGGTTCGATTGGGTTTGGTGCCAACACTCTGGTCATGCGCGAACGAGCTCACCTCTCGGCGATAGCCTATGCGGCGTTTTTGGCTCATGTTGCAAGTTTCGTGATGCTGGTGTGGATTGGGGTCGGGTCGGTTCTTCAGGTCTTGCTCCCTGGATTTCTTTTGCAGTTTGGCTTTTCACTGCAGGCATCGGTGTTCGTCCTGGTCGGGGCGCTTTTTTCGGCTTTAGTGGAGCTCGCGCAGAAAGCATCTCTGGCGCGTGAAGAGATTCGAAGGTTCGGTTTGGTGGAGGTCGCTCGCAGCGTCCTGCTTCTTGTTGCTGCGTTCGCATTGATTGGACTTGGTGTCGAGCCGTTAGTTGGGCGAACCGTTGGCTATGTTCTGGCGCTGGGTATCACGGCGGTTATTGCACTGCGCCATCTCGGGGCCAGGTGGCCTCGACGGGGGCAATGGAGCGCCACGACATTCCGGCGGATCATTTCCTTCTCCTTGCGCAGCACCCCGCAGGTGGTTGCCCAGTGGATTCGCTTGGGTCTTGACCGAATCCTACTGGCCTATGTCATTGGTGTAACAGAACTGGGCGTCTACACGGTGGCGTTCGCACTGTCTTCTGGCGTTCTTGTCGTTACAACCGCGCTGAACAATCACTTTACGCCCAAGTCCCTCGGGCTCTATCAGAGTGGGAACTGCACTAAGGTGCGCGACCTAAGACGTTGGCTACTGCTGGCGGCGATTGCCGCAGCGACTCTGACCTACGTAGCAGGCACGCTGATTTATCGGTACCTGACCGGGGCAGAGTACGGTGGGGGTATGGTCTATTTGCCGATTCTGCTGGTTTCACACTGGCTCCACTTCGCTTATCTCTTGCACGCGAAATACTTCGTGCACGCAGATCGTGTTGGGCGACTTGGTATGCTGAATCTGTTGAGCGTGGGCACTTATGTGGTGCTTCTCTTGCTACTGCCGGATCGGGTCGAAGCGGGTGCGGCCTGGGCGCATGCAGGCGGTAGCCTCTGTCTATGCATACCGGTGCTGATCGCCTGCAATCGAGGCGAAGCGCGGATGCGACAGCGTATTCTCGGCTAGTGATTAATGCTCAGTATTTCCATCGCTACCTTGCCGAGTGCCCCGAATCGACGTTCGTTCATCGCAGCGCAGATGATTCGGTACTCGACCCCAGCTGTGGCTACAAATTCCTGGAATGCACGGTACTCTTCGCTCGTGAATCCGGGGTAATTGCAATATTCGTCGAATAGCAGAATGCTTCCCGGCCGCAGGCGCGGTTCGATCAGTTCTAATATCTGTCGTGCTGATTCGTAAATGTCGGTGTCGATATGCGCGAAACGCACTGGCTCATCCGGCACAGTTTTGAGCATGGCGGGCAAAGTCTCCTCAATCCAGCCGGCATGGAGCGTGACGTTTGCTTGCGTTGGCGGTAGCCGGCCGCCCAGATCAAAACGACCTTTTGAGAAATACCGTGCCCAGAAGCCATTTCCGCTAGGCAGGCCCTCGAAACTGTCAAAGCCGTGAAAGGTCTGGCTCGGAAGCTGCTCAGCAAAAAAGTTGATGGACCGCCCCCGGAATACTCCGAATTCAAGGTTCAGTCCGTCGGCCGGATTGGAGCGAAGACGTTCAGCACAGTGTCGTC contains the following coding sequences:
- a CDS encoding phytanoyl-CoA dioxygenase family protein, yielding MTGTLMRFIAGIASLRWRHATFGLRRPGPRFTLTLIYGLPSFLAATGWSLIRFFAAIDYVNGVRACRQAFVSVSFVGGDGCSGFSDVTLYGGRLQICNGIFGMTGVVECAPDDYTVEPEAATVVSCLRSSGVAVLRRPDAIGDCAARFDALIQRLVARAGSLGPHQLQYHPHPANPTGQVLRVHDLGLLEDEQVYNQLASQIELFSEVCRLYLGEPVRCPSSVFLTSDEASPDVLLPWHFDRQHSLKLYVLASAVGEGDGGLLVSPGTHLWGRALADRHVLLGGQLGALSNDVPPALVQQQYKFTGMPGDMIIFDSDCFHMAQQVRPGQVRRVVRLHAHRLPVHKYADAVSGAGMVAGFLLRLLRPWLRKRVRQLGPAAQPAFVRTRPANRRTATLHSGGAK
- a CDS encoding lipopolysaccharide biosynthesis protein yields the protein MLRIPGKIGCVHVKQVVLLLLIAGLGKGLSVISIPLFALVLSASEMGAATVFISALLVIAGSIGFGANTLVMRERAHLSAIAYAAFLAHVASFVMLVWIGVGSVLQVLLPGFLLQFGFSLQASVFVLVGALFSALVELAQKASLAREEIRRFGLVEVARSVLLLVAAFALIGLGVEPLVGRTVGYVLALGITAVIALRHLGARWPRRGQWSATTFRRIISFSLRSTPQVVAQWIRLGLDRILLAYVIGVTELGVYTVAFALSSGVLVVTTALNNHFTPKSLGLYQSGNCTKVRDLRRWLLLAAIAAATLTYVAGTLIYRYLTGAEYGGGMVYLPILLVSHWLHFAYLLHAKYFVHADRVGRLGMLNLLSVGTYVVLLLLLPDRVEAGAAWAHAGGSLCLCIPVLIACNRGEARMRQRILG
- a CDS encoding class I SAM-dependent methyltransferase, with protein sequence MKALVRTLRRLSQLIRREVTSADTALITLVERRISEDIAQRCVRDGAVVFEDQWLARRHCAERLRSNPADGLNLEFGVFRGRSINFFAEQLPSQTFHGFDSFEGLPSGNGFWARYFSKGRFDLGGRLPPTQANVTLHAGWIEETLPAMLKTVPDEPVRFAHIDTDIYESARQILELIEPRLRPGSILLFDEYCNYPGFTSEEYRAFQEFVATAGVEYRIICAAMNERRFGALGKVAMEILSINH